The nucleotide window TCAGCCATCCGAGTCCTTCAACTGGCGGGCGAGAATTGCTGACCCAGTGTCTTCATGATTATTGAGGAGTGACAATGTACATTTCGCGTGATTTCATGCAAAAGAGTGCTCGCAATCGAATGATATCGCAAGTCGTCTGCATTAGTGCAGCAATCTTGATGGTATTGACCGCCGCGCACGCGCAGGTTAGTGCGGGTGGTTCGCCGCTTTCGTTTCAGCAAGGCCTGACTGACGTCATACCTACGGTTAGCATGGCCGGCGTGGACGTCAACGCCTACCTCGCGGAGGACGCGTTGGCGGACAAGGACGAGCCGTATCGGTTTGGTGCCAGTCTCGACGTGCACCTGACGCTGGACAACTCCGGGAAGTGGACCGCGCTCCCCGACGGCAGCCGTCTCTGGCGGCTTCGCCTTGCCTCACCGGGTGCGTATTCGATCAGCGTGCTCTATGACCGCTGGTTCATTCCCGAAGGCTGCGACCTGTTTATCTACAACGATGAGCGCGACCGGGTGATCGGCGCGTTCACGTCATTCAACAACTGGATTGACGGAACGAACATCACGGCGCCGGTCGCCGGCGATGCGGTCACACTGGAATACCATGAATCGGCGGAGCAATTCGGACAGGGCGTGCTGTCGATTTCCAATGTTGTGCACGCCTATCGCAATCTGTTCGGTCGGCCGGCGGACCACGCGATCGATGCCTTTGGCTCCTCCGGTTCGTGCAACAACAACGTGAATTGTCCCGAAGGCGCGACCTGGCAGACCAACAAGCGTGGCGTGACCATGATCCTGACGTCCGGCGGCTCGCGCATCTGCACGGGTTCGCTGATCAACAATACGGCACAGGATCAGACCCCGTACTTCCTGACGGCCAATCACTGCCTCGGCGGCAATAACACCTGGCAGTTCATGTTCAACTATGAATCGCCGGGCTGCCCGAATGTCGACGGTCCGACGAACCAAACGGTCTCGAATTCGACGCTGCGCGCGAACTGGTCCGGCTCGGATTTCGCCTTGCTGCAATTGTCATCCACGCCGCCCGCGGGTTACAGTCCGTACTATAACGGCTGGAATCGTGTCGATGCGGCGGCGACGAATTCCGTTTGCATTCATCATCCGAGCGGGGACATCAAGAAGATCTCCTTCGACAATAATGCTCCCACCAGCGATACGTGGTCTGGCACTCCGGCGAACTCGCACTGGCGCATTTTAGCGTGGGATGACGGCACGACCGAGCCCGGTTCGTCAGGGTCTCCGCTGTTCGATCAGAACCATCGCATCACGGGCCAGCTTCACGGCGGCACCGCCTCCTGCTCCAACAACATCGACGATTACTTCGGCAAATTCGCCCTGTCCTGGGCGGGCAACGGCACCAATGCCACGCGGCTGAGCAATTGGCTTGATCCCTCAAGCTCCGGCGTCAGCACGCTTGACGGGCTGGAAGGCTCGTCCGCCGCGTCGATTACCGTTACCGCGCCGAACGGCGGTGAGACCTGGGTTGAGGGATCGACGGTCACGGTCACGTGGACTTCGGTGAATGTGACCGGCAACGTGAACATTGACCTGAATCGCAGCTACTCCGGCGGAACCTGGGAGTCGATCGCCGCGAACACGGCAAACGACGGGACGCAGACGTGGACCGTGACGCTGCCCGCGTCAGCGGCGCTCGCGCGGGTCCGCATCACCAGCGTGTCGGCGCCGACGGTCAGTGATGTTTCCAACGCCAATTTTACCATCGCGGCGCGGTCGATCACCGTGTCGGTGCCCAACGGTGGTGAAACATGGATCGACGGCGTGTCGCAGAACATTACGTGGACTTCGGTAGGGTTGACGGGCAACGTGAACATCGAGTTGAATCGTACCTACCCCAGCGTGACATGGGAGAGCCTTGCCGCCAACACGGCGAATGATGGGACTCAGGTCTGGACCGTT belongs to candidate division KSB1 bacterium and includes:
- a CDS encoding trypsin-like peptidase domain-containing protein; its protein translation is MYISRDFMQKSARNRMISQVVCISAAILMVLTAAHAQVSAGGSPLSFQQGLTDVIPTVSMAGVDVNAYLAEDALADKDEPYRFGASLDVHLTLDNSGKWTALPDGSRLWRLRLASPGAYSISVLYDRWFIPEGCDLFIYNDERDRVIGAFTSFNNWIDGTNITAPVAGDAVTLEYHESAEQFGQGVLSISNVVHAYRNLFGRPADHAIDAFGSSGSCNNNVNCPEGATWQTNKRGVTMILTSGGSRICTGSLINNTAQDQTPYFLTANHCLGGNNTWQFMFNYESPGCPNVDGPTNQTVSNSTLRANWSGSDFALLQLSSTPPAGYSPYYNGWNRVDAAATNSVCIHHPSGDIKKISFDNNAPTSDTWSGTPANSHWRILAWDDGTTEPGSSGSPLFDQNHRITGQLHGGTASCSNNIDDYFGKFALSWAGNGTNATRLSNWLDPSSSGVSTLDGLEGSSAASITVTAPNGGETWVEGSTVTVTWTSVNVTGNVNIDLNRSYSGGTWESIAANTANDGTQTWTVTLPASAALARVRITSVSAPTVSDVSNANFTIAARSITVSVPNGGETWIDGVSQNITWTSVGLTGNVNIELNRTYPSVTWESLAANTANDGTQVWTVTLPASTTARVRISSIAYPTVVDTSNANFTIAARVITVTVPNGGESWVEGTAQNITWTSANVTGTVNIDLNRSYSGGAWEPIVAGTTNDGTHPWTVSLPASSLARVRVTSVSFPAVSDVSNADFTIAARTITVTSPNGGETWVDGSSHNLTWTSSNVTGNVNIELNRSYAGGAWEPVAMNVANDGSEPWTVTSPVSTLCRMRVTSVSYPTATDESNANFTIQAGNTPPVIAHDRLDDQLPAPFTATAIVTDNAGGFVTRLIYWPASGGPSDSALFSSTGNPDEYATSMPTLAEGGFRYFIRSTDIAALQSLTDTLEFEVRSTCGSELGYDDGVAEASHYSTNVGYRWAVKFTPGATFALCFARVGISAVNPDSTHSPIEVSVYLADGLGGLPGTLLSSKLVGSVGNQIGGLPADPASYADVALRDVLGDPLGVASDFYIAVSNPESGKYEAFLHDTSGVAAGHSFVYDPCDSLWIDETAVHVSARRGNRMIRAVGYSLVPPVVVVSRSGNDIRLDWSATGAAQYHIYSDTIADGAFATFEGSSATNSFIDIGVLPIDARRFYRVVSSTTP